In Acidobacteriota bacterium, the DNA window CCGCAGGCCGCCAGGAGCGCAAGGACCGAAACCACAAGTCCTACCGTCAGGATCAGTGCCGTTTTCCGTTTCACGGTTTCCTCCTCCAGAGGTTTGTCATGTTCATCGTCAACGATACATCCGCCGGGTCCCCAAATCAAGACAAAAGTTCCCTTCGGGTGTTTTCGTCGAGATTCAGGTGGAGAAGGATGGCGTCCTCCCGGGGGAAGGAGTAGTAGTCCTTGCGGATGTTCTGCCGGGTGAACCCGTGCCGGGTGTAGAACATCAACGCGGGCCGGTTCGAAGGCCGCACCTCGAGGAAGCAGTGCTGCACGTCCTCTTCCTGGAGAATCGCCAGCAGCTTCTTGAGCATCCGCGTCCCGAGGCCCCGCCCCTGCACCACGGGAAGAACGGCGATGTCGTAGATCTCCGCCTCCGGCGGCGTGATCTGGGCGACGAGATAACCGACGGGGAACCGGGACACGTCGGGGACCTGGAGGAACATGACCAGGTAGGCGGGGTTCTCGGTGAGCGACTTCAGGTGGTCCTCGGAGTAGGCCTGGAGCCCGGCGATGCGGGCGATCCGGTTGATCTCGGACAGTTCCGTCGGCTTTTGCGGGTAGATGAACTTGAAAGGGCTCATGGTGTCAACCTGTTTTCGTCGGAGAGGCCGGCTTCCGCCGGATGTCCGGCGGGCGGATGTAGAACGCTTCCGGCATGGTCCGGCCGGGGGCGGCGCGGTCGGGAAAGCGGGCGGCGGCCTGCGCGAGGAGGACGCAGAGGGGCACACAGGTCCGGAGAATCCGCGAGCGGTGCCGTCGCGCGATCTGGGCGAACTCGGGAGGGAGGGTGTCGGTGTCCCCGAGGGCGTTGAAAGGCTCTCCCGAGGATTCCACGCGGGTCAGGAGGGCGTCGAAGTCCGACGGCGTCATCTCGGCGGGGGCCGTCTCCTCCGAACACAGCGGCCCCGCCCGGTTGTAGGTGGCGGCGTAGACGTTGCCCCGGTGGGCGTTGACGAGAGGGCAGAGGAAGCCGTCGGGAACCAGGGGGTGGAAGGCCATCAGCTCCAGGCTGTTGAAACCGGCGACGGGGAGGTCGAGGGCGTCCGCCAGGCCCGCCGCGACGGCCATGCCGATCCGGATTCCGGAGAAGGACCCGGGCCCGGTCACCACGGCGACCCGGCTCAGCGACGGCGCCCCGAACCCGGTTGCGGACAGGAGGCGGCCCAGGTTCTCCGTGAGCGTCTCGGTGTTGGAGGCCCCCGGCCGGATGACCTGAACTCCCGCGACCCTCCCGTCGGAGAGAACCGCCAGCCCCTGGTCGGCCGAGGTGGTGTCGATGGCCAACAGCACCGTCGGGCTGCGCTCCGCCTTTCTCATGGCACAACCCGCAGCCAGGCCGCGCCGACGATCAACGCCGAGAGCGCCAGGCGGTAGACCACGAAGTAGTCCAGGGGGTAGCGTCTGAGCATGCGCAGGAAGAGGCGCACGCACAGGACGCACACCAGGAACGAGGTCACGGTCCCCACCGCCATCAGGGGGAAGTCGTGGTTCCAGAAGTCCGGCCACGCCCCGCCACGGACCCGGGCCGCCGCGTCCCGGAACTTGAGGAGGCAGGCGCCCGCCGTCAGCGGCGTCATCATGAGGAAGGAAAAGGCGGCGGCCTCCTCCCGACGGAAACCGAGGGAGAGCCCTGCGGTGATGGTCACGCCGGACCGCGAGACGCCCGGGACCAGGGCGAGGGCCTGCGCGGAGCCGATGAGCAGGGCGTCCACGGTCCGGATCCCGGAGACGTCCCGCGTCTTACGACCGGCGTGGTCGGCCCAGTAGAGGAGAAGGCCGAACACCCCGAGCGGAAGGGCGGTGTGGAGCGGAGAGCGGAACTGGTTCTCGATGAGGTCGTCGAAGAGGATCCCCAGGATTCCCGCCGGGATGCAGCCGAGCACCACCAGGAGGCCGAGGCGGCGCTGCCG includes these proteins:
- the rimI gene encoding ribosomal protein S18-alanine N-acetyltransferase, coding for MSPFKFIYPQKPTELSEINRIARIAGLQAYSEDHLKSLTENPAYLVMFLQVPDVSRFPVGYLVAQITPPEAEIYDIAVLPVVQGRGLGTRMLKKLLAILQEEDVQHCFLEVRPSNRPALMFYTRHGFTRQNIRKDYYSFPREDAILLHLNLDENTRRELLS
- the tsaB gene encoding tRNA (adenosine(37)-N6)-threonylcarbamoyltransferase complex dimerization subunit type 1 TsaB; its protein translation is MRKAERSPTVLLAIDTTSADQGLAVLSDGRVAGVQVIRPGASNTETLTENLGRLLSATGFGAPSLSRVAVVTGPGSFSGIRIGMAVAAGLADALDLPVAGFNSLELMAFHPLVPDGFLCPLVNAHRGNVYAATYNRAGPLCSEETAPAEMTPSDFDALLTRVESSGEPFNALGDTDTLPPEFAQIARRHRSRILRTCVPLCVLLAQAAARFPDRAAPGRTMPEAFYIRPPDIRRKPASPTKTG
- the uppP gene encoding undecaprenyl-diphosphatase UppP, which produces MEWLQAIILGIVQGISEPLPISSSAHLLVIPWLLGWQEQPADLKLTFDLALHLGTTLALVTCFRKEILRILSAFLRPRGLPEDARQRRLGLLVVLGCIPAGILGILFDDLIENQFRSPLHTALPLGVFGLLLYWADHAGRKTRDVSGIRTVDALLIGSAQALALVPGVSRSGVTITAGLSLGFRREEAAAFSFLMMTPLTAGACLLKFRDAAARVRGGAWPDFWNHDFPLMAVGTVTSFLVCVLCVRLFLRMLRRYPLDYFVVYRLALSALIVGAAWLRVVP